The following proteins are co-located in the Trichormus variabilis 0441 genome:
- a CDS encoding zinc-dependent metalloprotease, with protein sequence MRYWLTRLVIFVAFLYSFLLSTNYVRAEQLTRLELEQFNTYPVVENLTVAENNLGEKPQEDFRRFREFVKGIKKVQGLFTLYGQENFGDIFLEIKPEQLNKNYLATVTLESGIGESGIYSGSPLADYLFYFQRVNNNLHFVVRNVKFRTDASQPEQRSLARSFSDSVLYSLPINSIDSRSKSILINLGDLLMQDFPGLTPLLKYSLQADYRLEASKSYFGDVNSLPENLEIDAVYGFSSPEGANLVTLPDSRALTLKVHYSFSQIQENNGYIPRLADDRVGYFITAFQDFSHHNTQESFVRYINRWHLEPSDPDAPSSVPKQPIVFWIENAVPQQYRQAIREGVLMWNKAFAKAGFINAMEVRQMPDDADWQPADVRYNTIRWFNSLDAGFAKGPVRVNPLTGEILDADIIIDANMVLSVQHEYQALMNDGLSLGDMCREAGGRGAGSRKRSRPEGFPPGELPYGTLREREQGDINKYSAPTPLHPYTPTPLHSSELCYSQNTSEQAAMGALALSLLQNTQPSRETMEEYVHQYLRYLVAHEVGHTLGLRHNFHGSTMLTPQELNNREITRVKGLVSSVMDYLPVNIAPQGVEQGDYFPGVIGPYDEWAIEYGYRYSPHGVDEVVTPEVERSFLQQIALASPQPELSYATDEDIWDINPLANVWDMSSDVLVYSQWQMDNARAMWQRLDEHYLPKGESYSHLRVLFNRVLKYYFRNAALLSKYIGGQSFRRTHASDDSSWAFVPVPLSKQRQALAELQEYVFAEDAFSFSPKLLNQLAPSRWQHWGSSVPNNRLDYPIHERVLNFQRFILRSLLDSERLHRLQDIELKSSSEQALSIPELFDTLQQGIWTEVFSTAEPQPISSIRRSLQREYLDILLEMVLHHLDIPEDGSTLAWYELRQLQNAIDTQLKQWDKQGDIYTLAHLQFSSDRITKALNAGLLSQ encoded by the coding sequence ATGAGATACTGGTTAACTAGGTTAGTAATATTTGTAGCCTTTCTATACAGTTTCTTACTCAGTACTAATTATGTAAGAGCCGAGCAACTGACACGCCTTGAATTAGAGCAATTCAACACATATCCAGTAGTAGAAAACTTAACTGTTGCCGAAAATAATCTTGGGGAGAAACCACAGGAAGATTTTCGGCGATTTCGTGAGTTTGTCAAAGGAATCAAGAAAGTACAAGGGCTTTTTACTCTTTATGGTCAGGAAAATTTTGGGGATATTTTCTTAGAAATTAAGCCAGAACAATTAAATAAAAACTACTTAGCTACGGTGACTTTAGAATCAGGTATTGGGGAAAGCGGTATTTATAGCGGTTCACCCCTGGCTGATTATCTGTTCTATTTTCAGCGAGTCAATAATAATTTGCATTTTGTAGTGCGTAATGTTAAATTCCGTACAGATGCAAGTCAACCAGAACAGCGATCGCTTGCTCGCTCATTTAGCGACTCAGTTCTTTATTCACTACCCATCAACAGCATTGATTCACGTAGTAAAAGCATACTCATAAACTTGGGCGACCTGCTAATGCAGGACTTTCCAGGCTTAACACCTCTATTGAAATACTCTTTACAGGCAGACTATCGCCTAGAAGCAAGCAAATCCTATTTTGGTGATGTCAACAGCTTGCCGGAAAATCTAGAAATCGATGCAGTTTACGGTTTTTCCTCGCCAGAAGGAGCAAATTTAGTTACCTTACCCGATAGCCGAGCGCTCACCCTCAAGGTACACTACAGTTTTTCCCAAATTCAAGAAAACAATGGCTATATTCCCCGCCTAGCCGATGACAGAGTTGGATATTTCATTACTGCTTTTCAAGACTTCTCGCATCACAACACACAAGAATCCTTTGTCCGTTACATCAATCGCTGGCATCTGGAACCATCTGACCCGGATGCACCTTCATCTGTACCCAAACAACCGATAGTATTTTGGATTGAAAATGCTGTACCCCAGCAGTACCGCCAAGCGATTCGGGAAGGTGTACTGATGTGGAATAAAGCATTTGCCAAAGCCGGATTTATCAACGCTATGGAAGTGCGACAAATGCCAGATGATGCCGACTGGCAACCAGCTGATGTCCGCTACAACACTATTCGCTGGTTCAATTCTCTGGATGCAGGTTTTGCCAAAGGGCCAGTCCGTGTCAACCCTCTCACAGGGGAAATTTTGGATGCAGATATCATCATCGATGCCAATATGGTGCTGTCTGTTCAGCATGAGTACCAAGCGTTGATGAATGATGGTTTGTCTCTGGGGGATATGTGCAGAGAAGCAGGGGGCAGGGGGGCAGGAAGCAGGAAGAGAAGTCGCCCGGAGGGTTTCCCTCCGGGCGAACTTCCCTACGGGACGCTACGCGAACGGGAGCAGGGGGATATTAACAAATATTCTGCCCCCACACCCCTACACCCCTATACCCCTACACCCCTCCACTCCTCCGAACTCTGCTATAGCCAAAATACTTCTGAACAAGCCGCTATGGGGGCTTTGGCGTTATCGCTTTTGCAAAATACTCAACCTAGTAGGGAAACGATGGAGGAGTATGTGCATCAATATCTGCGCTATCTTGTAGCTCATGAAGTTGGTCATACTCTCGGTTTGCGCCACAACTTTCACGGTAGCACTATGTTAACGCCCCAAGAATTAAATAACCGAGAAATTACTCGCGTCAAGGGTTTAGTGAGTTCGGTGATGGATTATCTACCTGTGAACATTGCACCCCAGGGAGTGGAACAAGGGGATTATTTTCCCGGAGTGATTGGCCCCTATGATGAATGGGCGATTGAGTACGGTTATAGATACAGTCCTCATGGAGTAGATGAGGTAGTTACGCCGGAAGTAGAAAGAAGTTTTTTACAGCAAATTGCTTTAGCATCGCCGCAACCAGAATTATCTTATGCCACAGATGAAGATATTTGGGATATCAATCCTTTGGCGAATGTTTGGGATATGAGTAGTGATGTGCTGGTTTATTCGCAATGGCAAATGGATAACGCCCGCGCCATGTGGCAACGCTTGGACGAGCATTATCTACCCAAGGGAGAAAGCTATAGTCATTTGCGCGTTTTATTTAATCGAGTATTGAAATATTATTTTCGTAACGCCGCGCTACTTTCTAAATATATTGGTGGGCAGTCCTTTCGCCGGACTCATGCTAGTGATGATAGTTCCTGGGCATTTGTACCGGTTCCCCTTAGCAAACAACGTCAAGCTTTGGCAGAGTTACAAGAGTATGTATTTGCTGAAGATGCTTTTAGTTTTTCACCAAAATTACTCAATCAGTTAGCCCCATCCCGTTGGCAACATTGGGGCAGTTCTGTACCCAACAACCGCCTTGACTATCCCATTCACGAACGTGTTTTAAATTTTCAACGATTTATTTTACGATCGCTCTTAGATAGTGAACGTCTGCACCGTTTACAAGATATAGAACTGAAAAGCTCCTCTGAACAAGCCCTTTCCATACCAGAATTATTCGATACCTTGCAACAAGGCATCTGGACGGAAGTTTTCAGCACAGCAGAACCACAGCCAATTTCTAGCATCCGCCGTTCGTTGCAACGAGAATATTTAGATATCTTGCTGGAAATGGTCTTACATCATCTTGATATACCCGAAGACGGTAGCACCCTAGCTTGGTATGAATTACGCCAATTGCAAAACGCTATTGACACCCAACTAAAACAATGGGATAAACAAGGGGATATTTACACGTTAGCCCACTTGCAATTTTCGAGCGATCGCATCACGAAAGCATTGAATGCAGGTTTACTTTCTCAATAA
- a CDS encoding ATP-binding sensor histidine kinase yields MIATQVSIPGYIVHEQLYDGSRTFVYRSVKETDNKPVVIKLLKNHYPSFSELVQFRNQYTIAKNLNYPGIIRTYSLESFQNGYILVMEDFGGISLKDYFFKNYVSSLDEFLQIAIALCNTLDILYKERIIHKDIKPSNILINPETKQVKLIDFSIASLLPRETQTLVNPNVLEGTLAYISPEQTGRMNRGIDYRTDFYSLGVTFYELLTRELPFPANEPMEVVHCHIAKTAPLAHEVNPQIPPILSAIVSKLMAKNVEDRYQSALGLKYDLENCLSQLQATGKIESFKIAQRDVCDRFIIPDKLYGREAQIEMLLQAFDRVSLGATEMMLVAGFSGIGKTAVVNEVHKPIVRQRGYFIKGKFEQFQRNIPFSAFVQAFRNLIGKLLTESNSQIQQWKVQILEALGENGQVIIDVIPELELIIGQQPPTKDLSGSAAQNRFNLLFQKFTHVFTSKEHPLVIFLDDLQWADLASLNLMQILIADTEYLLLIGAYRDNEVSPSHPLMFTLGEIKKLPSIINTITLTPLSQIRINQLVADTLKCTEALAWNLSQLVYQKTQGNPFFSTQFLKALHQENLIQFNFFEGYWQCDITAINQQSLTSDVVEFMVFQLQRLSASTQDVLKLAACIGNYFDLSILAIVSGQTEVEIATDLWQALQEGLILPTSNIYKFYQQDTLLDHQRITNDNGKRVFTYKFLHDRVQQAAYSLIPNNQKAVTHLKIGELLRQNLSQIEQEEKLFDIVGHLNRGQELITQLSEREALAKLNLQAGVKARNSTAYAAATEYLQLGIELLQTNCWQTQYELALNLHIAAVEVAYLNGDFEEMEKIAAMVLRSAQTILDKVKIYTIQIAAQTTQSQMLEAIAIGTDALSQLGVEFPREPDEAEIAKVLQAITNQLQSRQIGELVDLPVMTDPTSVAAMQLLGRLFSPIFVGIPGLLPILSAKMVSLSLQFGNTPTSTVGYAIHGLVMCAVLQEVETGYSFGKLALSLLERFNLPEYKSMTLHLFGDFIQHHRETLQATKLTLKDSYRIGMDTGDFLRAGYSIVGYSQVRLFSGVELDICESELATYSAALAQVKQFSPQVYLNLTWQTVKNLREPVNQPDCLIGSAYDETQMFPKHFQDRELTAISTAYIAKLMLAYLWGNYSPAISYIKQIKLYLMAVSGLICVPIFHFYAALTYLAIFRTQSKPEQAEILAQIATHQTRLHHSAQNAPMNHLHKWYLVEAEKQRVLGYYYEAGDRYDRAIAGAKANGYIQEEGLANELAAKFYLDWGREKAAIWYLQEAYYCYAKWGAKAKVADLERRYPQLLAPILQQSRSTLSTNETIFTVGTVTKSSSSVSSSSSNVSDTLDLTAILKASQAISGEIELEKLLSSLLRIIIENAGADKCVLMLLQDNHLLIQGSITQGYKPIMLPSLPVEDSLEIPHKLIYKVKHSQHTVVLLDATADTTLANDPYIIRQKPLSILCSPILYQGKLLGILYLENNLVRGAFTSDRVQLLNLLCTQVAISLENAQLYQRSQENAQQLERSLEKLRLSEARFQKLANNVPGIIYQIRIKADGSASIPYVSSGCQTLYEIAAEDFMSGKYSLRDFEHPDDRAKAFQIVVESAKNLTPFQHEWRIITPNGNIKWVKAASQPERGEDGEIVWDGILIEISDLKQAELDLQQAQLQIIQSEKMSALGNLVAGVAHEMNNPLGFIAASLKQAKPTFADILEHLKIYQETLPDKTEEILDHESEIDLEYTIEDLPKMLDSMTIACDRLKNISTSLRTFSRADRDYKVPFNLHEGIDSTILILKHRLKSNEQRPAIEVITNYGNLPQLECFPGQLNQVFMNILVNAIDALDESNHGRNFEEIKSHPNQITITTSIADKSVKISIADNGKGMSEEVKHKIFDHLFTTKGVGKGTGLGLAIAKQIVVESHGGQLKCNSALGEGTEFIIEIPV; encoded by the coding sequence ATGATTGCTACTCAAGTCAGTATTCCTGGATATATAGTTCATGAACAACTCTATGATGGTTCTAGAACTTTTGTCTACCGATCTGTAAAAGAAACTGATAACAAACCCGTAGTTATCAAACTGTTGAAAAATCATTATCCCAGCTTTAGCGAACTAGTACAATTCCGCAACCAGTATACTATTGCTAAAAATCTTAACTATCCTGGAATCATCCGAACCTATAGCCTGGAATCGTTCCAAAATGGTTATATCTTGGTAATGGAAGACTTTGGGGGAATTTCCCTCAAGGACTATTTTTTTAAGAATTATGTTTCGTCACTTGATGAGTTTTTACAAATAGCGATCGCCCTCTGTAACACCTTAGATATACTCTACAAAGAGCGCATTATTCATAAAGATATTAAACCCAGCAATATATTAATTAACCCTGAAACTAAGCAAGTTAAATTAATCGACTTTAGTATTGCATCTTTACTACCAAGAGAAACCCAAACTTTGGTTAACCCCAATGTTTTAGAAGGAACACTAGCTTATATATCTCCCGAACAAACCGGGAGAATGAATCGCGGAATTGATTACCGGACAGATTTCTACTCTCTGGGTGTAACTTTTTATGAATTACTCACAAGAGAGTTACCTTTTCCAGCTAATGAACCGATGGAAGTAGTACATTGTCATATTGCCAAAACAGCACCATTAGCGCATGAAGTTAATCCCCAAATCCCACCAATATTATCAGCAATTGTCAGCAAATTGATGGCAAAAAATGTCGAAGACCGCTATCAAAGTGCATTGGGATTAAAATATGATTTAGAAAATTGTTTGTCTCAACTCCAAGCAACTGGCAAAATTGAGAGTTTTAAAATTGCCCAGAGGGATGTGTGCGATCGCTTCATCATTCCTGATAAACTTTATGGTAGAGAAGCCCAAATAGAAATGTTGCTACAAGCCTTTGATAGAGTCAGTCTTGGTGCAACAGAAATGATGCTGGTGGCTGGCTTTTCAGGAATTGGTAAAACGGCAGTTGTCAATGAAGTGCATAAACCGATTGTTAGACAACGTGGTTATTTTATTAAAGGTAAATTTGAGCAATTTCAACGCAATATTCCCTTCTCGGCCTTTGTCCAAGCGTTTCGTAATTTAATAGGTAAATTATTAACAGAAAGCAATAGCCAAATTCAGCAATGGAAAGTTCAGATTTTAGAGGCATTGGGTGAAAATGGACAGGTAATTATTGACGTTATTCCCGAACTAGAACTCATTATTGGTCAACAACCACCCACAAAAGACTTATCAGGTAGCGCAGCCCAAAATCGCTTTAATTTATTATTCCAGAAGTTCACTCACGTTTTTACTAGTAAAGAGCATCCATTAGTAATATTTTTAGATGATTTACAATGGGCGGATTTGGCATCATTAAACTTAATGCAAATCTTAATTGCTGATACAGAATATCTACTATTAATAGGTGCATATCGTGATAACGAAGTCAGCCCATCACATCCATTAATGTTTACCTTGGGTGAAATTAAAAAATTACCATCAATAATTAATACAATTACCTTAACACCACTGAGTCAAATACGCATCAATCAATTAGTGGCTGACACACTCAAATGTACAGAAGCTTTAGCCTGGAATCTTTCACAACTGGTATATCAAAAAACTCAAGGTAATCCATTTTTTAGTACACAGTTTCTCAAAGCATTACATCAGGAAAATCTGATTCAATTCAACTTCTTTGAGGGATATTGGCAATGTGATATTACGGCAATCAACCAGCAATCACTTACTTCAGATGTAGTTGAATTTATGGTATTTCAATTACAGAGATTATCTGCATCAACTCAAGATGTGCTGAAATTAGCTGCTTGTATTGGTAACTATTTTGATTTATCAATTTTAGCAATTGTTTCCGGTCAGACGGAGGTAGAAATTGCTACTGATTTGTGGCAAGCATTACAGGAAGGTTTGATCCTACCAACTAGTAATATTTATAAGTTTTATCAACAAGATACATTATTAGATCATCAACGCATAACTAATGATAATGGCAAAAGAGTATTCACTTATAAATTCTTACACGACCGAGTCCAACAAGCAGCTTATTCTCTCATCCCTAATAATCAAAAAGCAGTAACTCATCTAAAAATTGGAGAATTACTACGGCAAAATTTATCTCAAATAGAGCAAGAGGAAAAACTATTTGATATTGTCGGACACTTGAACCGAGGACAAGAGCTAATTACTCAACTAAGTGAACGGGAAGCATTAGCTAAACTCAACTTACAAGCGGGAGTTAAAGCGAGAAATTCCACAGCTTATGCCGCCGCAACGGAGTATTTACAACTAGGCATTGAGTTGCTACAAACAAACTGCTGGCAAACTCAGTATGAATTAGCTCTCAACCTCCATATTGCGGCTGTTGAAGTTGCCTATCTCAATGGTGACTTTGAGGAGATGGAAAAGATAGCAGCAATGGTGTTGCGATCCGCTCAGACAATTTTAGACAAAGTGAAAATTTACACAATTCAAATCGCGGCACAAACAACCCAGAGCCAGATGTTAGAGGCGATTGCCATAGGAACAGATGCACTTTCCCAATTAGGAGTAGAATTTCCTCGTGAACCCGATGAAGCTGAAATTGCCAAGGTTCTACAAGCTATTACGAATCAACTCCAGAGCAGACAGATTGGGGAACTAGTTGATCTACCAGTCATGACCGATCCTACATCAGTGGCAGCAATGCAACTATTAGGAAGGTTATTTTCACCCATTTTCGTGGGAATACCAGGTTTATTACCTATTCTGAGCGCAAAGATGGTGAGTTTGTCACTCCAGTTCGGAAATACACCAACATCGACGGTGGGGTATGCAATTCATGGACTGGTGATGTGTGCTGTTTTGCAAGAAGTGGAAACAGGCTACAGTTTTGGTAAATTAGCCCTCTCATTGCTGGAGCGTTTCAATTTACCAGAGTATAAATCCATGACTCTACATCTGTTTGGGGATTTTATTCAGCATCATCGGGAAACTTTGCAGGCAACAAAATTAACACTGAAAGATAGCTATAGGATTGGTATGGATACTGGTGATTTTCTCCGTGCTGGCTACAGCATTGTGGGTTATAGCCAGGTAAGATTATTTAGTGGGGTGGAATTAGATATTTGCGAATCTGAGTTAGCAACTTACAGCGCCGCCTTGGCTCAGGTTAAACAATTTTCTCCGCAAGTTTATTTAAACCTAACTTGGCAGACAGTCAAAAATTTGCGGGAACCTGTCAATCAACCAGATTGCTTAATTGGTAGTGCTTATGATGAAACACAGATGTTTCCTAAGCATTTTCAGGATCGTGAACTGACGGCTATCTCTACGGCTTACATAGCCAAACTGATGCTAGCTTACTTATGGGGAAATTACTCGCCTGCAATAAGCTACATTAAACAAATCAAGCTGTATTTAATGGCAGTATCGGGATTAATTTGTGTTCCGATTTTTCACTTTTACGCAGCCCTGACATATCTCGCTATCTTCCGCACACAGTCAAAGCCAGAGCAGGCTGAAATCCTCGCCCAAATCGCAACCCATCAAACTCGTCTGCATCATTCTGCACAAAATGCCCCTATGAATCATTTACATAAATGGTATTTAGTTGAGGCAGAAAAACAACGGGTTTTAGGATATTACTATGAAGCGGGAGACAGGTACGATCGCGCTATTGCTGGCGCTAAAGCAAATGGCTATATCCAAGAAGAAGGTTTAGCCAACGAATTAGCAGCAAAATTTTACCTGGATTGGGGTAGAGAAAAAGCTGCCATTTGGTATTTGCAAGAAGCCTATTATTGTTATGCTAAATGGGGAGCAAAAGCGAAAGTCGCCGATTTAGAAAGACGCTATCCGCAGTTACTTGCCCCCATATTACAGCAAAGCCGTTCGACCCTTTCCACCAACGAAACTATCTTCACCGTGGGGACTGTCACAAAAAGTAGTTCTTCAGTCTCTAGCAGTAGCAGTAATGTCTCAGATACCCTAGATTTAACAGCAATTCTCAAAGCATCTCAAGCGATCTCTGGAGAAATCGAACTAGAAAAACTGCTTTCGTCTTTACTGAGAATCATCATCGAAAATGCTGGGGCTGATAAATGTGTGTTAATGCTGTTGCAAGACAATCATTTATTAATTCAAGGTTCAATTACCCAGGGTTATAAGCCAATTATGTTACCAAGTCTTCCCGTTGAAGACAGCCTGGAAATTCCTCACAAACTCATTTACAAAGTCAAGCATAGTCAACACACTGTTGTTTTGTTGGATGCAACCGCAGATACCACCTTAGCCAATGACCCATACATCATCCGTCAAAAGCCTTTGAGTATTTTGTGCAGCCCGATTTTGTATCAAGGTAAATTGCTGGGGATTTTATATCTAGAAAATAATTTAGTGAGAGGGGCATTTACGAGCGATCGCGTGCAACTATTGAATTTACTTTGCACACAAGTTGCCATTTCTCTAGAAAATGCCCAACTTTATCAACGTTCTCAGGAAAATGCCCAACAGTTAGAGCGATCGCTGGAAAAATTACGGCTCAGTGAAGCCCGCTTTCAAAAACTGGCAAATAATGTTCCTGGAATAATTTATCAGATCCGGATTAAGGCTGATGGTTCAGCTTCTATACCTTACGTTAGTTCTGGGTGTCAAACACTTTATGAAATAGCAGCAGAAGATTTCATGTCAGGGAAATACAGCTTGCGCGATTTTGAACATCCTGACGACCGAGCAAAGGCGTTTCAAATAGTTGTCGAGTCAGCGAAAAATCTCACCCCTTTTCAGCATGAATGGCGCATTATTACACCTAATGGAAATATCAAGTGGGTAAAGGCTGCATCCCAGCCAGAACGTGGTGAGGATGGTGAAATTGTATGGGATGGCATTTTGATTGAAATTAGCGATCTCAAACAAGCTGAACTGGATTTGCAACAAGCCCAATTACAAATCATTCAAAGTGAGAAAATGTCCGCCTTGGGTAACTTGGTGGCTGGTGTCGCCCACGAAATGAATAATCCTTTGGGCTTTATTGCTGCCAGTCTCAAGCAAGCTAAACCTACCTTTGCCGATATTCTCGAACATTTGAAAATCTATCAAGAAACTTTACCCGATAAAACCGAAGAAATTCTCGATCACGAGTCGGAAATTGATTTGGAATACACCATAGAAGACCTGCCAAAAATGCTGGATTCTATGACAATAGCTTGTGATAGGTTAAAAAATATTAGCACTTCCCTACGCACTTTCTCCCGTGCTGATAGAGACTACAAAGTACCATTTAATCTTCACGAAGGTATTGACAGCACAATCTTAATTCTCAAACATCGTCTCAAATCTAACGAACAACGTCCCGCAATCGAGGTAATAACTAACTACGGGAATTTACCACAATTAGAATGTTTTCCTGGGCAATTAAATCAGGTATTTATGAATATTTTAGTTAATGCAATTGACGCATTAGATGAATCGAATCACGGACGGAATTTTGAGGAGATTAAATCTCATCCTAACCAGATCACAATTACTACATCAATAGCAGATAAATCTGTGAAAATCTCCATTGCTGATAATGGTAAAGGTATGAGCGAAGAAGTTAAACACAAAATATTTGACCATTTATTTACTACCAAAGGTGTAGGTAAAGGTACAGGTTTAGGGTTGGCTATAGCTAAACAAATTGTTGTGGAAAGCCACGGTGGCCAGTTGAAATGTAACTCGGCTTTAGGAGAAGGTACGGAATTTATCATAGAAATACCCGTGTAG